From a single Shewanella denitrificans OS217 genomic region:
- the secF gene encoding protein translocase subunit SecF, protein MFQLFAVKDAVDFLRHAKPISIMSMILVIASFVSLGTQGINWGLDFTGGTVVELEFSKPADLSQLRGTLTSVEAQGAVVQNFGSSHDVLVRLPVKLDIKSDLQVKAIMDGALSLDADVIQKRVEFVGPQVGKQLAEQGGLAVIVALICILIYVSFRFEWRLAMGSVAALAHDVIVTLGVFSVLQLEFDLTVLAGLLTVIGYSLNDTIVVYDRIRENFLKMRKGGPIEVVNTSITQTMSRTVITTGTTLVVVAALFIKGGSMIHGFATALLLGIFVGTYSSIYVASYLAIKLGICREHMLPVEIEKEGADQPSMMP, encoded by the coding sequence ATGTTTCAGTTATTTGCAGTAAAGGATGCGGTCGACTTCCTGCGCCATGCTAAGCCTATTAGCATAATGTCGATGATTTTAGTGATTGCCTCTTTTGTGTCCTTAGGCACCCAGGGTATCAATTGGGGGTTAGATTTCACCGGCGGCACTGTGGTAGAACTTGAGTTCTCAAAGCCTGCAGACCTTAGCCAATTACGTGGCACTTTGACGTCAGTTGAGGCTCAAGGCGCTGTGGTGCAAAACTTCGGTTCGAGTCACGACGTATTAGTGCGTTTGCCAGTAAAGCTTGATATAAAAAGTGACCTACAAGTCAAAGCCATCATGGATGGCGCTTTGAGTTTAGATGCTGATGTTATCCAAAAACGCGTAGAGTTTGTTGGTCCGCAAGTGGGTAAGCAATTAGCGGAGCAAGGCGGCTTAGCCGTGATTGTGGCGCTTATTTGTATTCTTATTTACGTGTCATTTCGTTTCGAGTGGCGCTTAGCCATGGGCTCAGTCGCGGCTTTGGCGCACGATGTTATCGTGACCTTAGGCGTGTTTTCTGTGTTGCAGCTTGAATTCGACTTGACCGTACTTGCTGGCCTACTCACGGTTATCGGTTATTCACTTAACGATACTATCGTAGTGTATGACCGCATCCGTGAGAATTTCCTTAAGATGCGTAAAGGCGGGCCAATTGAAGTGGTGAATACTTCAATTACGCAGACCATGAGCCGTACAGTGATCACCACAGGCACTACGTTAGTCGTGGTTGCTGCTTTATTTATTAAGGGCGGCAGCATGATCCACGGTTTTGCGACAGCATTGCTACTGGGGATCTTCGTGGGTACTTACTCATCGATTTACGTTGCTAGTTATTTGGCCATTAAACTCGGAATTTGCCGCGAGCACATGTTACCAGTGGAAATCGAGAAAGAAGGCGCCGATCAGCCTTCAATGATGCCATAA
- a CDS encoding DUF2007 domain-containing protein: MDERKTLLTEGNLLQAHTWKGLLETCGICVELKGEMLLGGVGELPVDVQNVELWVAELELAQAQAVLGSMEVEGPQWQCVQCHEMNEANFDLCWHCSAEKSEPRN; encoded by the coding sequence ATGGATGAACGAAAGACATTACTGACCGAAGGTAACCTACTACAAGCCCATACATGGAAAGGCTTATTAGAGACCTGTGGTATTTGTGTTGAGCTAAAGGGAGAGATGCTGCTTGGCGGTGTCGGAGAGCTGCCTGTTGATGTGCAAAATGTGGAACTTTGGGTCGCTGAGCTTGAACTTGCTCAGGCGCAAGCAGTGCTTGGTTCAATGGAAGTGGAGGGGCCTCAGTGGCAGTGCGTGCAATGCCATGAAATGAACGAGGCCAATTTCGATTTATGTTGGCATTGCAGTGCTGAAAAAAGTGAGCCCCGCAACTAG
- a CDS encoding rhodanese-like domain-containing protein, which yields MQHSPGFVAIVETVLDRVTHVSIAQYQENDAWQLLDVREDHEWLLGHLPQAKHLGRGIIERDIEKRFPDKEQALLLYCGGGYRSSLAAYNLQLMGYTNVGSLTGGYSAWVQQQLPIVQD from the coding sequence ATGCAGCACAGTCCAGGTTTTGTTGCCATAGTCGAAACCGTACTAGACAGAGTGACACACGTGAGTATTGCGCAATATCAAGAGAATGATGCATGGCAGCTTCTCGATGTGCGTGAAGATCATGAATGGCTGTTAGGTCACTTGCCTCAGGCTAAGCATTTAGGTCGCGGCATTATCGAGCGTGACATAGAAAAACGTTTCCCCGATAAAGAACAAGCCTTGTTACTCTATTGCGGTGGAGGCTACCGCTCGTCATTAGCGGCTTATAATTTGCAATTAATGGGTTACACCAATGTGGGGTCATTAACTGGCGGTTATAGTGCTTGGGTGCAACAACAGCTTCCCATAGTCCAAGATTAA
- a CDS encoding precorrin-2 dehydrogenase/sirohydrochlorin ferrochelatase family protein, translating to MQYFPLFVDTQALSVLIVGAGEVASRKLALLARTDARIQVLAPATTAEVDEFEAEGRIALERRPATLEDMQGFDLIYLATANEQLNIDLAEAATQAGIWCNVVDNPKYCRFITPSIIDRGRLVVAISTAGAAPVFARSLRARLESWLPQSLSPLFDFVAQRRDEVQQNVAAPKSRRLLWEHFFDLNGDKWDNDTPTHFQQAMTLAQDNSQRQGRLLLLDSCIEAQWLPLAVMPLFSQLDCIYSDLSIPFKINELLRRDANRAGIPHFTQLTGRLAQGERMLIFANPVEIAALQDQFPQAQSIKPGSL from the coding sequence ATGCAGTATTTTCCGCTATTTGTCGATACCCAGGCACTGTCTGTGCTGATTGTTGGTGCGGGAGAGGTCGCTAGTAGAAAACTGGCTTTACTTGCCAGAACCGACGCGCGTATTCAGGTTTTGGCGCCAGCAACCACGGCCGAAGTGGATGAATTTGAGGCTGAAGGGCGGATCGCACTGGAGCGCCGTCCAGCGACACTTGAGGACATGCAGGGATTCGATCTTATCTATCTTGCTACCGCGAACGAACAGCTTAATATTGACCTTGCAGAGGCAGCCACACAAGCCGGTATTTGGTGCAATGTGGTGGATAATCCTAAATATTGCCGCTTTATCACCCCCTCCATCATAGACAGGGGCCGCTTGGTGGTGGCTATTAGCACCGCAGGCGCAGCGCCCGTATTCGCTAGAAGTTTACGAGCACGGCTTGAATCTTGGCTACCGCAATCTTTATCTCCATTATTTGATTTTGTGGCTCAGCGCCGTGATGAAGTGCAGCAAAATGTTGCGGCTCCTAAGTCGAGACGTTTGTTGTGGGAGCACTTTTTTGACCTTAATGGCGACAAGTGGGATAACGATACCCCAACGCATTTCCAGCAAGCGATGACGTTAGCCCAAGACAACAGCCAGCGACAGGGACGACTATTGTTACTCGATAGTTGCATAGAGGCGCAATGGCTACCATTGGCTGTGATGCCGCTGTTTTCTCAGCTTGATTGTATCTATTCCGACTTATCCATACCCTTTAAAATTAATGAACTGCTAAGGCGTGATGCCAATCGAGCGGGGATTCCTCACTTTACCCAGTTAACAGGGCGCTTAGCTCAAGGTGAACGCATGCTAATTTTTGCCAATCCCGTTGAGATTGCAGCCTTACAAGACCAATTTCCTCAAGCTCAATCTATTAAGCCGGGTTCATTATAG
- a CDS encoding YaeQ family protein, with protein sequence MAPKATVFKAAIQIADMDRHYYADHQLTLAQHPSETNSRMMVRLLAFILNASESLSFSKGLCVDDEPELWEKSLSDEILLWVEFGQADEKWLRKACGRAKQVQLYTYGGRSVPIWWQQNGPALERYKNLSVMNIAEESAKGMEVFVDRNMNLQVSISEGQVWLSNSEHSLLIEPEILKA encoded by the coding sequence ATGGCGCCTAAGGCCACAGTATTTAAAGCAGCCATACAAATTGCGGATATGGACAGGCATTATTATGCCGATCATCAATTAACCTTGGCACAGCATCCATCAGAGACTAACAGCCGCATGATGGTGCGTTTATTAGCCTTTATCTTAAATGCATCTGAAAGCTTAAGTTTTAGCAAAGGCTTATGTGTCGATGATGAGCCTGAGCTGTGGGAGAAGAGCCTTAGCGATGAAATATTATTGTGGGTAGAATTCGGCCAAGCAGATGAGAAATGGCTTAGAAAGGCTTGTGGTCGCGCTAAGCAAGTGCAGTTATACACTTATGGTGGCCGCAGTGTGCCTATTTGGTGGCAGCAAAATGGCCCAGCCCTTGAACGCTACAAAAATCTTTCGGTAATGAATATTGCCGAAGAGTCGGCCAAGGGAATGGAGGTGTTTGTCGATCGCAATATGAACTTACAAGTGAGTATCAGTGAGGGACAAGTGTGGCTGTCAAATAGTGAACATAGCCTACTGATAGAACCCGAAATACTTAAGGCTTAA
- a CDS encoding S8 family serine peptidase: MKKNTLPKVALGLSTLALAISASVNAAPNLVGISASNMNAAQEAPLPKRYIVKFKNENAAQNLSSAMAADLASDSMSYQPRSNEVFSQLRALNSTQAKEMKRIGRSNSYSVKLDNKALKALRLRADVQYVEEDVPRRLLAETTPWGQTFIGTTSLSDSQSGNRTICIIDSGYDRSHNDLSGNKVTGTNNSGTGNWYQPGANNAHGTHVAGTIAAIANNEGVVGVLANQNANIHVIKVFNEAGWGYSSSLVSAIDTCVSKGSNVVTMSLGGSQSSTTESNAMAAHHNNGVLLIAAAGNAGNSTHSYPASYDSVMSVAAVDNNKDHAAFSQYTNQVEISGPGEAILSTVTVGEGRLADITAGSTSYFASGVVPHNRLVPNGTSYAPAPVNASATAVLAECTVSGTTFNCGNMSNKICLVERVGNQGSSYPEINSVKACKTAGASGVIVYSNTALPGLQNPFLVDANSEITVPSVSVSRATGLALKSKIGTTVTVENQGSKDYEYYNGTSMATPHVSGVATLVWSYHPQCTAKQIRAALNATADDLGVAGRDDKTGNGMVNGAAAKAYLDASCNGPVTVGSVLKNGVAKTNLSGAKNAELYYTLEVPAGAKNLSFTMSGGTGDADLYVQYGAAPGTATGTYDCRPYKTGNNESCPITTAQAGTYYVMVKGFSAFSGVSLVANYTASTPATGGPATYTNGTDYAIPDNNATGITSSITATRTGDSGTVTVDVNIVHTYIGDLTVSLISPTGQTVVLHNKTGGSADNIIQSYTANMTGVESSGVWKLKAVDSASQDTGYINSWTLTFK, translated from the coding sequence ATGAAAAAAAATACGTTACCGAAAGTAGCACTAGGGTTATCGACTCTAGCACTGGCAATTTCTGCCAGCGTGAATGCTGCACCAAACCTTGTAGGGATCAGCGCCTCAAACATGAATGCTGCCCAAGAAGCGCCATTACCTAAGCGTTATATCGTTAAATTTAAAAACGAAAATGCAGCCCAAAACCTATCAAGCGCAATGGCGGCTGATTTGGCATCTGACAGCATGAGCTATCAGCCACGCTCTAATGAAGTTTTCTCTCAGCTACGTGCACTTAATAGCACTCAAGCTAAAGAAATGAAGCGTATTGGCCGCAGCAACAGCTATTCTGTAAAGCTAGATAATAAAGCACTGAAAGCATTAAGACTTCGTGCCGACGTTCAATACGTTGAAGAAGACGTTCCACGCCGTTTATTGGCTGAAACCACCCCTTGGGGACAAACTTTCATCGGTACTACTAGCTTGAGTGATAGCCAAAGTGGTAACCGCACCATTTGTATTATCGACTCAGGTTATGATCGTAGCCATAACGATTTAAGTGGCAACAAGGTCACTGGTACCAATAACTCAGGTACAGGTAACTGGTATCAGCCTGGCGCTAATAACGCCCACGGTACTCACGTAGCAGGTACTATTGCCGCTATCGCCAACAACGAAGGTGTTGTGGGTGTGTTAGCAAACCAAAATGCTAACATCCATGTGATTAAAGTCTTTAACGAAGCGGGTTGGGGTTATTCATCGTCGCTTGTTTCAGCCATAGATACTTGTGTGAGCAAAGGCTCTAACGTCGTTACTATGAGTTTGGGTGGTTCACAATCAAGCACTACTGAAAGCAACGCCATGGCAGCCCACCATAACAATGGTGTATTGTTGATTGCTGCCGCGGGTAACGCGGGTAACAGCACTCACAGCTATCCTGCATCTTATGACAGCGTGATGTCAGTTGCGGCAGTCGATAACAATAAAGACCATGCGGCATTCTCTCAGTACACTAACCAAGTTGAAATTTCAGGACCTGGTGAAGCGATTCTATCGACTGTGACAGTCGGTGAAGGTCGTTTAGCGGATATCACAGCTGGTAGCACGTCATACTTTGCCAGTGGTGTCGTGCCACATAATCGTCTAGTCCCCAATGGCACTAGCTATGCACCAGCACCAGTAAACGCCAGTGCAACAGCAGTATTGGCTGAGTGTACCGTCAGTGGCACCACATTTAATTGTGGCAACATGAGCAACAAAATCTGTTTAGTTGAACGTGTGGGCAACCAAGGTTCAAGCTATCCTGAAATCAACTCAGTTAAGGCATGTAAAACTGCGGGCGCAAGCGGCGTGATCGTTTATTCGAACACTGCACTTCCTGGTTTGCAAAACCCCTTCTTAGTTGATGCAAATAGCGAAATCACAGTGCCTTCTGTGTCAGTTTCACGTGCTACAGGTCTTGCACTTAAAAGCAAAATCGGTACGACTGTGACTGTTGAAAACCAAGGTAGCAAAGATTACGAATATTACAACGGTACTTCAATGGCAACCCCACATGTATCTGGCGTTGCAACCCTAGTTTGGAGTTATCATCCACAATGTACTGCTAAGCAAATTCGTGCCGCGTTAAACGCGACAGCCGATGACTTAGGTGTTGCCGGTCGTGATGATAAGACAGGTAATGGTATGGTTAACGGCGCTGCCGCTAAAGCCTACTTAGATGCTTCTTGTAACGGTCCTGTAACTGTGGGTAGTGTGCTTAAAAATGGCGTAGCTAAAACAAACCTTAGCGGTGCTAAAAATGCTGAATTATATTACACCTTAGAAGTACCAGCGGGTGCAAAAAACCTAAGCTTTACCATGAGTGGTGGCACAGGTGATGCTGATCTTTATGTTCAGTATGGCGCAGCCCCAGGCACAGCAACAGGGACTTATGATTGCCGTCCATACAAAACCGGTAACAACGAGTCTTGCCCAATTACAACTGCGCAAGCGGGTACTTACTACGTGATGGTTAAAGGTTTCTCAGCCTTTAGCGGTGTAAGTCTAGTGGCTAACTACACAGCATCAACACCTGCTACTGGTGGCCCGGCCACTTATACTAACGGTACTGACTATGCGATTCCTGATAACAATGCAACTGGGATCACAAGTTCAATCACCGCAACTCGCACTGGTGATTCAGGTACTGTGACTGTCGATGTTAATATTGTTCACACTTACATAGGTGATTTGACTGTTAGCCTTATTAGCCCAACGGGTCAAACTGTTGTGTTACACAACAAGACGGGTGGCAGTGCAGACAACATCATTCAGAGTTATACAGCTAATATGACAGGTGTTGAATCAAGTGGTGTATGGAAACTTAAAGCCGTTGATAGCGCAAGCCAAGACACAGGTTATATCAACTCTTGGACACTAACATTTAAATAA
- a CDS encoding rhodanese-like domain-containing protein yields the protein MNIHSTISVQITRAIQVLLTTLLLLTSPLSLAHDKGHDVSTNAAWEYIEQGATVIDVRTAEEFAAGHLAGATNIPFEDIVAGVSKLELAKDSKILLYCRSGRRSGIAHESLVAAGYSDTLNGGGYDALAAKPVTAN from the coding sequence GTGAACATACATTCAACTATTTCAGTTCAGATAACCCGTGCCATACAAGTGCTGTTAACCACATTATTACTGTTAACCAGTCCGCTCAGCTTGGCTCATGATAAAGGCCATGATGTAAGCACTAATGCCGCTTGGGAGTATATCGAACAAGGCGCCACCGTTATCGATGTACGCACAGCAGAGGAATTTGCCGCTGGGCATTTAGCGGGCGCAACAAACATTCCTTTCGAAGACATAGTTGCAGGTGTCAGTAAACTTGAGCTGGCCAAAGACAGCAAAATATTACTCTATTGTCGCAGCGGTCGTAGAAGCGGTATAGCCCATGAAAGCTTAGTTGCAGCAGGCTACAGCGACACTTTAAATGGTGGCGGCTATGATGCATTAGCGGCAAAGCCTGTCACAGCAAACTAA
- a CDS encoding YgaP family membrane protein — protein MSLERAIMAFAGFMMLLSLGLTVWLSSHFIWLSVFVGANLFQSAFTGLCPAAKVMSKLGIKTQAQLTQDKLNPNSHHSTK, from the coding sequence CTGTCATTAGAGCGGGCTATCATGGCATTTGCAGGCTTTATGATGCTGTTGTCATTAGGATTAACCGTCTGGTTAAGCTCACATTTTATCTGGCTAAGCGTCTTCGTTGGCGCTAATCTATTCCAAAGTGCATTTACTGGCCTTTGTCCTGCGGCTAAAGTGATGTCAAAACTTGGCATTAAAACTCAGGCCCAATTGACCCAAGATAAGCTTAACCCTAATTCTCATCATTCAACAAAATAA
- a CDS encoding efflux RND transporter permease subunit, with protein MQPNSSLGISGRLANAFQHNAITPLLAALGLLMGLFAIIVTPKEEEPQIDVTFADVFIPYPGATPVQVEQQVTRIAEQLISEIKGIDTLYSFSQQDGALIIVIFEVGVPRDEAIINLYNQFYANKDKFNSAAGIGEPLIKPRGIEDVPVMSLTLWSAPDANQPSTSAAELTLVASRLETELQRIPGTREIYTQGRQDAELNIRIDPMKMNSFGVGLDDLLGLLANTNQLISPGNISQNNQVIKIQSNDFIQSVSDLEQLIIKVLPTKDSQVPQGIYLADIADISLGKDNPKANVWHHTKQGSYPAVTIAIGKQVGHNAVVLTEAINARLASLKNQLIPANINVTVSRDYGKTAGDKANTLILKLLFATAAVILLVLITMGVKEALVVGIAIIITLGITLFASWAWGFTLNRISLFALIFSIGILVDDAIVVVENIHRHRAISDAPLTTLIPKAVDEVGGPTILATFTVIAALLPMAFVSGLMGPYMSPIPINASMGMLISLLVAFIITPWLSAKFLSASHSSKTSSKDQNKPTSGSRLNRLFTRLMGPFIFGKSASKNRKALTLGVVALISVAIALPMMQAVVLKMLPFDNKSEFQVMVDMPEGTPVAMTHRVLAELSQYLIEQDEVLNVQGYAGTHAPMNFNGLVRHYYLRNSQELGDIQVNLLDKSQRERNSHDIALSVREPLQQIASRYHANVKIVEVPPGPPVWAPLVAEVYGPTAVQREHAAQALLSRFNNTSGVVDADIFLPAPQQQWQITIDKNKASLLGVPYQSILTAIKAAVDGINIGYLHQTDSKLMPSIRLQFDDRSKQDLQQLLALRLASLHTSDGQNTTTVPMSELISIEKSTIDTNIVRKNMQPMIMVTADMAGETGSPLYGMFDMVSQINNQQNEAPEQALKQHFISEPDGLLHSSILWDGEWKITYETFRDMGLAYAIGMIAIYLLVVAHVKSYKVPLIIMAPIPLTIIGVMPGHALLGAQFSAPSMIGMIALAGIIVRNSILLVDFIQQQVAQGESLANAVINASAVRSKPILLTALAAMSGALFIIDDPIFNGLAISLIFGILISSLLTLVLIPVMYFAFMANPNEQD; from the coding sequence ATGCAGCCCAATTCCTCATTAGGGATCTCAGGTCGACTCGCGAATGCCTTTCAGCATAATGCCATCACCCCCCTATTAGCGGCGCTCGGCCTCTTGATGGGATTGTTTGCCATTATAGTGACGCCAAAGGAAGAGGAGCCACAAATCGATGTGACCTTTGCCGATGTGTTTATCCCCTACCCCGGTGCTACCCCTGTGCAAGTCGAGCAACAAGTGACGCGCATCGCTGAGCAACTCATCAGTGAAATCAAAGGTATAGATACACTTTACTCATTCTCACAACAAGATGGCGCGCTTATTATCGTCATTTTCGAAGTCGGTGTACCAAGGGATGAGGCTATTATCAATCTGTACAATCAGTTTTACGCTAATAAAGACAAGTTCAATAGCGCTGCAGGCATTGGCGAACCGCTGATAAAACCTAGGGGTATTGAAGATGTGCCAGTGATGAGCCTAACATTATGGTCAGCTCCGGATGCCAATCAACCCAGTACCAGTGCCGCTGAGCTTACTCTGGTGGCGAGTCGTTTAGAGACTGAATTGCAACGCATTCCAGGCACCCGTGAGATTTACACTCAAGGCCGGCAAGATGCCGAGCTAAATATTCGTATAGACCCTATGAAGATGAACAGTTTTGGCGTAGGGCTGGATGATTTACTGGGGTTACTTGCTAATACCAATCAACTAATAAGCCCTGGCAACATCAGCCAAAATAATCAAGTTATCAAAATTCAATCGAATGATTTTATTCAAAGTGTTAGCGATCTCGAGCAGCTTATCATTAAGGTATTGCCAACCAAGGATAGCCAAGTACCTCAAGGGATTTATTTAGCCGATATTGCCGACATCAGCCTAGGGAAGGATAATCCCAAGGCGAATGTGTGGCATCACACCAAACAAGGCAGTTATCCCGCGGTTACCATCGCCATAGGCAAGCAAGTGGGACACAATGCCGTGGTGCTCACAGAGGCAATCAATGCGCGCCTTGCTAGCCTTAAAAATCAGCTTATTCCCGCTAATATCAATGTCACTGTTTCAAGGGATTATGGCAAAACAGCTGGAGATAAAGCCAATACCTTGATTTTAAAACTGCTGTTTGCCACCGCAGCGGTAATTCTATTGGTGTTAATTACCATGGGCGTGAAAGAAGCCTTAGTGGTAGGCATTGCCATCATCATTACTTTAGGCATAACCCTGTTCGCCTCTTGGGCCTGGGGTTTCACCTTAAATCGTATCTCATTGTTTGCACTTATTTTCTCAATCGGGATCTTGGTTGATGATGCCATAGTGGTGGTGGAAAATATTCACCGTCACAGGGCCATTAGTGATGCACCTTTAACCACTCTTATCCCCAAAGCCGTTGATGAAGTGGGTGGCCCCACAATTTTAGCCACTTTTACCGTAATAGCAGCATTGCTTCCCATGGCCTTTGTTTCGGGTCTTATGGGGCCATACATGAGCCCAATCCCCATCAATGCCAGCATGGGCATGTTAATTTCTTTATTAGTGGCTTTTATTATTACCCCTTGGTTGAGTGCTAAATTCTTATCCGCAAGTCACAGCTCAAAAACGTCATCAAAAGATCAAAACAAACCCACTTCAGGCTCTCGTCTAAACAGATTATTCACGCGCTTGATGGGGCCGTTTATTTTTGGCAAAAGTGCGAGCAAAAACCGTAAAGCATTAACCCTTGGGGTGGTGGCGCTCATTAGCGTCGCCATCGCCTTACCTATGATGCAAGCCGTGGTGCTCAAAATGTTGCCTTTTGATAACAAATCTGAGTTTCAAGTCATGGTTGATATGCCAGAAGGTACCCCTGTCGCCATGACTCACAGGGTATTAGCCGAGTTGAGCCAATACCTGATTGAGCAAGATGAAGTGCTCAACGTACAGGGGTATGCAGGCACCCATGCACCGATGAACTTTAATGGCTTAGTGCGGCATTATTATTTAAGAAACAGCCAAGAACTTGGGGACATCCAAGTTAATTTACTGGATAAATCCCAGCGTGAGCGAAATAGCCATGACATAGCTTTATCAGTGCGTGAACCGCTGCAACAGATAGCATCCCGTTATCATGCCAATGTCAAAATCGTCGAAGTACCGCCAGGTCCCCCTGTATGGGCGCCGTTGGTGGCAGAGGTTTACGGGCCCACCGCAGTCCAAAGGGAACACGCTGCACAGGCACTATTGAGCCGTTTTAACAACACCTCCGGCGTGGTGGATGCGGATATTTTTCTGCCAGCACCTCAGCAGCAATGGCAAATAACCATAGATAAAAATAAAGCCAGCCTACTTGGGGTGCCCTATCAGAGCATACTCACCGCCATAAAGGCTGCTGTGGATGGCATTAATATCGGCTATTTGCATCAAACTGACAGCAAGCTCATGCCAAGTATTCGGCTGCAATTTGATGACAGAAGCAAACAAGATTTGCAGCAACTTCTGGCCTTAAGACTCGCCAGCCTGCACACCAGCGATGGACAAAACACGACCACAGTGCCTATGTCTGAACTTATCAGCATAGAAAAAAGCACCATAGACACGAATATAGTACGTAAGAATATGCAGCCGATGATCATGGTGACTGCCGATATGGCGGGAGAGACTGGCAGCCCCCTCTACGGCATGTTCGATATGGTGTCTCAGATAAATAATCAGCAAAATGAGGCCCCTGAGCAAGCACTCAAGCAGCACTTTATTAGCGAACCCGATGGTTTACTGCACAGCAGTATTTTATGGGATGGTGAATGGAAAATTACCTATGAGACATTTCGTGACATGGGGCTTGCTTATGCCATAGGCATGATTGCCATCTATTTATTGGTGGTTGCCCATGTAAAGTCTTATAAAGTACCACTTATCATCATGGCGCCTATCCCGTTAACTATCATAGGTGTCATGCCAGGTCATGCCTTGCTTGGTGCACAATTTAGTGCTCCTTCCATGATAGGTATGATAGCGCTCGCTGGGATTATTGTACGTAACTCAATATTATTAGTGGATTTTATTCAACAACAAGTGGCTCAAGGTGAAAGCTTAGCGAACGCTGTCATTAATGCCAGTGCCGTAAGGAGTAAACCTATATTACTCACTGCTTTGGCTGCTATGTCGGGAGCATTATTTATTATCGATGATCCCATTTTTAATGGGTTGGCCATCAGCTTAATTTTTGGGATCTTAATATCGAGCCTGCTGACCTTAGTGCTGATCCCTGTGATGTATTTTGCTTTTATGGCGAACCCCAATGAACAAGATTAA
- a CDS encoding efflux RND transporter periplasmic adaptor subunit, producing the protein MQTQTSSTLKVTLSRTKTMSALSLLGIAMLALLIFSIPLTVLAQSPETKLASVEVKTSRIPQYIELDARVEAGQAATVAAQTSGRILTLYYDVNDLVSVGSPLLEITSKAQSAELAGAEAELAKAMAINQQAQAQYQRVSTLFPQGAIAQGAMDEARATAKTSEQAISAAKANLIKAKQTLDYTVVSAPFSGRVSERHVQQGETVSLGQALFSGYDPTSLRLVTHLSQRLYSRLIPDAKGQFSTYFNQTNFTFEQVTVMAFSEPSSHSHQVRISLENQPQLMEQLVPGQWLKVRFMDEYTEGLLIPKSALVKQGEFTGVYRLQGADIHLTQVRVTKEYGEQLQVVSGLISGDTIALDAQLAHAALIKPNHGASQSSVEGN; encoded by the coding sequence ATGCAAACGCAAACAAGCTCAACACTTAAGGTCACATTGTCACGAACAAAGACTATGAGTGCCCTGTCACTGCTTGGCATTGCAATGCTAGCCCTATTAATATTCAGCATACCGCTCACTGTGCTGGCACAATCCCCTGAGACAAAACTTGCCAGTGTCGAGGTTAAGACCAGCCGCATTCCACAATACATAGAGCTCGATGCCAGAGTTGAAGCCGGCCAGGCTGCCACAGTCGCAGCCCAGACCTCAGGTCGGATTTTAACCTTATATTATGATGTGAATGATTTAGTTTCAGTAGGGTCACCTTTGCTGGAAATCACCAGTAAAGCCCAAAGCGCAGAGCTTGCAGGCGCCGAGGCCGAACTTGCCAAGGCCATGGCCATTAATCAGCAAGCCCAAGCCCAATATCAGCGGGTAAGTACGCTTTTCCCTCAAGGGGCGATTGCTCAAGGGGCGATGGATGAAGCCCGCGCCACGGCCAAAACCAGTGAACAAGCCATTAGCGCAGCCAAGGCAAATCTCATCAAAGCCAAGCAAACCTTAGATTACACCGTAGTCAGCGCCCCCTTCAGTGGCCGCGTCAGTGAGAGGCATGTGCAGCAAGGGGAAACTGTCTCCTTGGGACAAGCCTTATTTTCAGGCTACGATCCAACGTCGCTGCGACTGGTAACCCATTTATCCCAGCGCCTGTATTCAAGGCTCATTCCCGATGCCAAGGGCCAGTTCAGCACATATTTCAATCAAACCAACTTTACATTTGAGCAAGTCACAGTGATGGCATTTTCCGAGCCATCCAGTCACAGTCACCAAGTCAGAATAAGCTTAGAGAACCAGCCTCAATTGATGGAGCAACTCGTTCCAGGTCAATGGCTTAAAGTACGTTTCATGGACGAGTACACTGAAGGCTTGTTGATCCCTAAGAGCGCTTTAGTCAAGCAAGGTGAGTTTACTGGCGTCTACCGGCTCCAAGGCGCAGATATTCACTTGACTCAAGTGCGTGTCACTAAGGAATACGGTGAGCAATTGCAGGTTGTTTCGGGTCTAATTTCAGGCGATACCATAGCGCTAGATGCTCAATTGGCCCATGCCGCTTTGATTAAACCGAACCATGGGGCAAGTCAGTCTTCAGTGGAGGGCAACTAA